A stretch of the Gemmatimonadota bacterium genome encodes the following:
- a CDS encoding GWxTD domain-containing protein: MSNLSKISALLVLLLPFTWLPPATGQEAESAAKEVEPLAGQEAESLLDRARAQYDQGRFQGAESTLRSLLQEQPGSSVAHLWLSRALDRQERYDEAERAAEEALEIDRASPEILIQLARVYILKDKKKDAREFLDEAEKLAPDMADIYYYRGRTYGKIRMARFRPGTAEREYRIQDASYRRAIALNPSHPDAFFQLGYAIEEIRDDPESAMEWYARQASENPSHDEAVYRLVSCSVELGEYQKGYAQLQRVAAAQDSAVNPLVEGLAAQLEAYRYHSLDQHVRAYRALRRYVAVLSEIDPGKVALYRDLSIVASLEEANAFLEAPEQEREELWRTYWAARDPDPTTRINERLVEHYRRVIFSRLHFSTGKDPWDRRGEIYVRYGHPDDRQRFILKSGEDVVNAIFPTGMRAVDMIRETSRQRLDMQVSTGAPIQDFGIFSARAGRETKSVAFPTESWVYVPFGLEIFFTDQRNSKAFDYPLQVIDLPAQATNFGTTDRLAYSFLNTTRKQAEELIRKVPETHRHDYGGEPLSFVYQLAAFKGPGDQADIEVAYSLPAAQLGNVEDGLGERTWLSGRIALQDMDFNYVQAMPFKMGPLRRPVSEQDNLQLSTGAFRFSAQPGAYRSAVSLRDSLSQKYGVSTASLQISDYRADRMLLSDVKLAASIVPTDAAGLLVRNGLFITPHPARLYSRATPVFIYYEIYNLERDAEGRTGFRTELEIAVREPRRNVALRFLTALGRMVSQRSDDQTAYVTFEDSGTTPDDFKYTSIETADLDPGTYTMTLTVTDLHTGQQDTKTVDFIVVQGEEAKEG, from the coding sequence ATGTCTAACCTGAGCAAAATTTCCGCGTTACTTGTCCTGCTGCTGCCATTCACCTGGCTGCCGCCCGCCACCGGCCAGGAGGCGGAGTCCGCTGCCAAGGAAGTGGAGCCTCTTGCCGGCCAGGAGGCGGAGTCCCTATTGGACCGGGCCAGGGCACAGTACGACCAGGGCAGATTCCAGGGGGCGGAGTCCACGCTGAGAAGTCTGCTCCAGGAGCAACCCGGATCGTCTGTAGCCCATCTTTGGCTGAGCCGCGCGCTGGACCGGCAGGAAAGGTATGACGAGGCCGAGCGCGCCGCAGAGGAAGCGCTGGAGATCGACCGCGCATCCCCGGAAATCCTCATACAACTCGCGCGGGTTTACATTCTCAAAGACAAGAAGAAGGATGCGCGGGAGTTCCTGGACGAGGCCGAGAAACTGGCGCCGGACATGGCGGACATATACTACTACCGCGGCCGCACGTATGGAAAGATCCGGATGGCGCGGTTCCGGCCCGGTACTGCCGAACGGGAATACAGGATCCAGGACGCGTCCTACCGGCGCGCCATCGCGTTGAATCCGAGCCATCCCGATGCCTTCTTTCAACTGGGATACGCCATCGAGGAGATCCGGGACGACCCGGAATCCGCGATGGAGTGGTATGCCAGGCAGGCATCCGAGAATCCGTCGCACGACGAAGCGGTCTACCGCCTGGTCTCTTGCTCCGTCGAATTGGGGGAGTACCAGAAGGGGTACGCGCAGTTGCAGCGGGTCGCCGCGGCCCAGGATTCGGCCGTCAATCCCCTGGTCGAGGGTCTGGCGGCACAGCTCGAAGCCTACCGGTACCATTCCCTGGACCAGCACGTGCGCGCGTACCGGGCCTTGAGGCGATACGTCGCGGTCCTGTCGGAAATCGACCCCGGTAAAGTCGCCCTGTACAGGGATCTCTCCATCGTAGCCTCCTTGGAGGAAGCCAATGCCTTTCTCGAAGCGCCGGAACAGGAAAGGGAGGAGTTGTGGCGCACCTACTGGGCGGCCCGCGACCCCGATCCCACGACGCGGATCAACGAACGGCTGGTGGAACACTACCGCCGGGTGATCTTCTCCAGGCTGCATTTTTCAACGGGCAAGGACCCGTGGGACCGCCGCGGCGAGATCTATGTCCGATACGGTCATCCGGACGATCGGCAGCGTTTCATCCTCAAATCCGGGGAGGACGTGGTCAACGCGATTTTCCCGACCGGGATGCGAGCCGTGGACATGATCCGCGAAACCAGCCGGCAGCGATTGGACATGCAGGTCAGCACCGGGGCGCCGATCCAGGACTTCGGCATATTCAGTGCGCGGGCCGGGCGCGAGACCAAGTCAGTCGCATTCCCGACGGAAAGCTGGGTCTACGTCCCCTTCGGCCTGGAGATCTTCTTTACGGATCAGCGGAATTCGAAAGCGTTCGACTACCCGCTTCAGGTGATCGATCTGCCCGCCCAGGCGACCAACTTCGGCACGACGGACCGGCTCGCGTACAGCTTCCTGAATACGACGAGGAAACAGGCCGAAGAGCTCATCCGGAAAGTACCCGAAACCCACCGGCACGACTACGGCGGCGAACCGCTCTCGTTCGTATACCAGTTGGCCGCCTTCAAGGGCCCCGGCGACCAGGCCGACATCGAAGTGGCCTACAGCCTTCCCGCGGCTCAGCTGGGCAACGTGGAGGACGGGCTCGGCGAAAGGACCTGGCTGTCCGGCCGAATCGCCCTGCAGGACATGGACTTCAACTACGTGCAGGCCATGCCCTTCAAGATGGGACCGCTTCGCCGCCCCGTGTCGGAACAGGACAATCTGCAGCTTTCAACGGGCGCATTCCGGTTCAGTGCACAGCCCGGGGCGTACCGGTCCGCGGTTTCCCTGAGGGATTCGCTGTCGCAGAAGTACGGGGTCTCCACGGCGTCGCTCCAGATCTCGGACTACCGCGCAGACCGGATGTTGCTGAGCGATGTAAAGCTCGCCGCATCCATCGTGCCCACCGACGCGGCGGGTCTGCTCGTCCGCAACGGACTGTTCATCACACCCCACCCCGCACGCCTCTATTCACGTGCGACGCCGGTGTTCATCTATTACGAGATCTATAATCTGGAGCGGGATGCCGAGGGCCGGACGGGATTTCGTACGGAACTGGAGATTGCCGTCAGGGAACCCCGGCGCAATGTCGCCCTCAGATTCCTCACCGCCCTGGGGCGCATGGTCAGCCAGCGATCCGACGATCAGACGGCCTACGTGACCTTCGAAGACAGCGGTACGACGCCGGACGATTTCAAGTACACCTCGATCGAAACGGCGGATCTGGATCCCGGTACCTATACCATGACGCTGACCGTCACGGATCTCCATACCGGACAGCAGGACACGAAGACGGTCGATTTCATCGTGGTCCAGGGCGAAGAGGCTAAAGAGGGCTGA